The Scylla paramamosain isolate STU-SP2022 chromosome 39, ASM3559412v1, whole genome shotgun sequence genome includes a window with the following:
- the LOC135092001 gene encoding uncharacterized protein LOC135092001, which translates to MAARTSLVGPSTVKQATTFRDPTGKCWTDTTSEAATGVQPPTGKGGCLIILHTGTRNGFIYNGELIFQAKNDGDYHKQMNSTVFEEWFRNQLLPNIAPNSIIVMDNAPYHSVLQEKVPSSSRRKVELKEWLERKGVQLSDELLKAELYELTKKFAVGKKYRIDSIADLAGHRVVKSPPYHCQYNPTELIWAQVKSYIAMQNTFKMAGLKHLVKEAQHHITPHNCMQTVAHAENL; encoded by the exons ATGGCCGCGCGGACGAGTCTAGTCGGCCCAAGCACAGTAAAACAGGCCACCACTTTTAGAGATCCTACTG GAAAATGCTGGACTGACACCACATCTGAAGCAGCAACAGGAGTACAACCACCGACAGGAAAGGGAGGCTGTCTCATAATTCTCCACACAGGAACAAGAAATGGTTTCATCTATAATGGAGAACTGATCTTCCAGGCAAAAAACGACGGGGATTACCACAAACAGATGAATTCAACGGTGTTTGAGGAGTGGTTCAGGAATCAGCTGCTGCCCAACATCGCACCAAACTCCATCATCGTCATGGATAACGCTCCCTACCACTCCGTGCTACAAGAGAAAGTACCAAGCTCGTCGAGGAGAAAGGTGGAACTGAAAGAGTGGCTTGAAAGGAAAGGTGTCCAGCTCAGTGATGAACTACTGAAGGCAGAGCTGTATGAGCTTACCAAGAAATTTGCAGTCGGCAAAAAATATCGCATTGACAGTATTGCAGACTTGGCAGGCCATAGGGTTGTGAAGTCACCACCCTACCACTGTCAATACAACCCCACTGAGCTCATATGGGCTCAAGTCAAGTCTTATATCgccatgcaaaatacctttaaAATGGCTGGCTTGAAACATCTGGTAAAGGAGGCCCAGCATCACATCACGCCACACAACTGTATGCAAACTGTTGCCCATGCTGAAAAcctttaa